A genomic stretch from Mycobacterium cookii includes:
- a CDS encoding WXG100 family type VII secretion target, producing the protein MSELTPNDVRRWDSTAVRNVFQAAGARADTLNRLGENLDQVDAELRTWEGEAGDAFRVEIGKARTDIESDGRASHRVAAAVATASQDVDACKAAMREIDETAEANGWTITNGWKVDIGDTWLLMGAEVAELQRQILQSQLDALKIRAHATDHELATALRAAVGEAQVDERGRDLHDPANALLNAPMDAERRSNEEEAFARVYGHPPVSANDWLMAAALDPHSYLPKDHGVAPQIVAGRFTPQPGRGVVRSNMFIPTDQVQNVAKDATDVEQGRLFPMNFGDNRGPSATADPEASRVSMFVDYDHGLIVVRQNPTGNVDGSRGGAAADVPSVHVAEAPDGRLTIDYNAHDAYENVAGTAAGMTVNGHVTLSPQPGGAVSLGGSTTIYPSMETYQYRDGQPPAQLQWNPANSGSEWGPSTSLARHHWVGDATIPTVRPDMPGWQWELENLNPFEGDPFLSHTTQLADPFSGGIPAVAAGR; encoded by the coding sequence ATGAGTGAACTGACCCCTAACGACGTACGCCGCTGGGATTCCACGGCGGTACGCAACGTATTTCAGGCCGCAGGAGCGCGAGCGGACACCCTTAATCGACTCGGCGAAAACCTTGATCAGGTCGATGCTGAACTGCGAACCTGGGAGGGAGAGGCCGGGGACGCATTCCGGGTGGAAATCGGTAAAGCTCGTACAGACATCGAGTCTGACGGACGTGCGTCCCACCGGGTAGCCGCCGCAGTTGCTACCGCATCGCAAGATGTAGACGCCTGCAAGGCAGCTATGCGCGAAATCGACGAGACTGCCGAAGCCAACGGCTGGACCATCACCAACGGCTGGAAGGTCGACATCGGGGATACCTGGCTGCTGATGGGCGCTGAAGTGGCAGAGCTACAACGGCAGATTCTCCAGTCACAACTCGACGCGCTCAAAATTCGAGCTCACGCGACCGATCACGAACTGGCCACCGCACTGCGTGCGGCCGTGGGGGAGGCGCAGGTGGACGAGCGTGGACGCGACTTGCACGATCCCGCAAACGCTTTGCTAAATGCGCCGATGGATGCCGAACGTCGGAGCAACGAGGAGGAGGCCTTCGCGCGGGTGTACGGACACCCACCTGTCAGCGCAAATGACTGGCTGATGGCCGCCGCCCTCGACCCTCACAGCTATCTGCCGAAAGACCATGGCGTTGCTCCGCAGATCGTCGCGGGACGGTTTACGCCCCAACCCGGCAGGGGGGTGGTTCGGTCGAACATGTTCATTCCCACCGATCAGGTTCAGAACGTTGCGAAAGACGCCACTGACGTAGAACAGGGCAGACTGTTCCCGATGAATTTCGGCGACAATCGCGGCCCGAGCGCAACCGCGGACCCCGAAGCCTCTCGCGTGTCGATGTTCGTCGACTACGACCACGGCTTAATCGTGGTGCGCCAGAACCCCACTGGCAATGTCGACGGAAGTCGCGGCGGAGCCGCTGCCGACGTGCCGAGTGTCCACGTGGCCGAGGCACCCGACGGACGACTGACGATCGACTACAACGCGCACGACGCCTACGAGAACGTCGCGGGCACGGCAGCGGGGATGACCGTCAACGGGCACGTCACCTTGAGTCCTCAGCCCGGCGGGGCAGTCTCCCTCGGCGGAAGCACCACAATTTACCCAAGTATGGAGACCTATCAGTACCGCGATGGCCAACCTCCAGCGCAATTGCAATGGAACCCTGCGAATTCGGGCAGCGAGTGGGGACCGAGTACCAGCCTTGCGCGTCATCACTGGGTCGGCGACGCGACGATCCCGACGGTACGACCAGATATGCCGGGGTGGCAGTGGGAGCTGGAAAACCTCAATCCATTTGAGGGCGATCCCTTCCTCTCGCACACCACGCAGCTCGCTGACCCGTTTTCGGGAGGCATTCCCGCAGTGGCAGCGGGGCGATGA
- a CDS encoding enoyl-CoA hydratase-related protein, translated as MGISLRHEEKVAVLDLGDTDNRFSPDFLDEINGLLDEVVGAGAQGLVTTGGGKFYSNGLDLDWLMAHGDQTQWYVGRVQAMLARFLTLPVPTAAAIVGHAFGAGAMLAVAHDFRVMRADRGFFCFPEVDIRIPFTPGMAALIQAKLSPQAAVASMTTGRRFGGDDAARLGIVDAVAGEDAVTAAAVDLLRPLDGKDPGTLGAIKQTMFGPAAQALTASS; from the coding sequence GTGGGAATCAGCCTGAGGCACGAAGAGAAGGTCGCCGTGCTCGATCTCGGCGACACCGACAACCGTTTCTCCCCTGACTTTCTCGACGAGATCAACGGGTTGCTCGACGAGGTGGTCGGTGCCGGGGCCCAGGGTTTGGTGACGACCGGTGGCGGCAAGTTCTATTCCAACGGCCTCGATCTGGATTGGCTGATGGCGCACGGCGACCAGACGCAGTGGTACGTGGGACGGGTGCAGGCCATGCTGGCCCGTTTCCTCACCCTGCCCGTCCCCACCGCGGCCGCCATCGTCGGTCACGCGTTCGGCGCGGGGGCGATGCTGGCGGTGGCACACGACTTTCGGGTGATGCGGGCCGACCGAGGCTTCTTCTGTTTCCCCGAAGTGGACATCCGCATCCCGTTCACGCCCGGGATGGCCGCGCTGATCCAGGCCAAGCTCAGCCCGCAGGCAGCGGTCGCCTCGATGACGACCGGACGGCGCTTCGGCGGCGACGACGCGGCGCGCCTAGGCATCGTCGACGCCGTCGCGGGCGAGGACGCGGTGACCGCCGCGGCCGTCGACCTGCTGCGCCCGCTTGACGGCAAAGATCCCGGCACGCTGGGCGCGATCAAACAGACCATGTTCGGCCCCGCGGCCCAGGCGCTAACCGCCAGTAGCTAA
- a CDS encoding heterodisulfide reductase-related iron-sulfur binding cluster, which translates to MQTQMLIRLIVGLGGTAVIALLALRRVLWLVKLTLSGQPVTGRTHDIGARLWAQVSEVFGQRKLLKWSVPGVAHFLTMWGFFILATVYVEAYGALFNDHFHIPIVGRWDVLGFLQDFIALGVLFGITTFAIIRLRSEPKEYGRSSRFYGSHTGGAWLILFMIFLVIFSFSIFRGASAVTGTLPYGWGAFFSHGMGVLMQPLGTAANEWIETFALLAHIAVALIFLLIVLHSKHLHIFLAPINVTFKRLPDGLGPLLPLESHGKPIDFEDPPEDAVFGRGKIEDFTWKGNLDFATCTECGRCQSQCPAWNTGKPLSPKLVIMDLRDHWMAKAPYILGEKKAEPLEGLDLETAHEEGHHVPESGFGRVPGHGPEQAARPLVGTAEQGGVIDPDVLWSCVNCGACVEQCPVDIEHIDHIVDMRRYQVMMESEFPSELSVLFKNLETKANPWGQNASDRTNWISEVDFDVPVYGEDVDSFDGFEYLFWVGCAGAYDDKAKKTTKAVAELLATAGVKFLVLGTGETCNGDSARRSGNEFLFQQLAAQAKDTLDGLFEGVETVDRKIVVTCPHCFNTLGREYKQLGANYSVLHHTQLLNRLVRDKKLVPVSPVSEDITYHDPCFLGRHNKVYEAPRELINAAGAKLTEMPRHADRSFCCGAGGARMWMEEHIGKRINHERVDEALATGATTVATACPFCRVMVTDGVNDRQEEAGREGVDVRDVAQLLLESLDRDSITLPEKGTAAKQAEERAEKAAPKAEAAPAATAPAKTEEKVDATPEKEAKAVTGLGIAGGAKRPGAKAEAPASEEKPTQAKESAAPVKGLGIAGGAKRPGAKKADAKPEAATESAPAPEPEAKSEVAPVKGLGLAAGAKRPGAKKAAAAPEAKPEPAEQTEATSEPSPEPEAKAPAAPVKGLGIAAGAKRPGAKKTAAAPAAPESKPEPKPEPEPAAEPKAESTPAETGNGDAAPQPPVKGLGIARGARPPGKR; encoded by the coding sequence GTGCAGACGCAGATGCTGATCAGATTGATTGTCGGCTTGGGTGGGACGGCGGTCATCGCCTTGCTCGCACTCCGTCGAGTCCTCTGGCTGGTCAAACTCACACTGTCCGGTCAGCCCGTCACCGGCCGCACCCACGACATCGGTGCGCGCCTCTGGGCGCAGGTCTCCGAGGTGTTCGGCCAGCGCAAGTTGCTGAAGTGGTCGGTCCCCGGTGTGGCGCACTTCCTGACCATGTGGGGCTTCTTCATCCTGGCCACCGTCTACGTCGAGGCCTACGGAGCGCTCTTCAACGACCACTTCCATATACCGATCGTCGGCCGGTGGGACGTGCTGGGCTTCTTGCAGGACTTCATCGCCCTCGGCGTGCTGTTCGGCATCACCACGTTCGCCATCATCCGGTTGCGCTCCGAACCCAAGGAGTACGGCCGCTCGTCACGGTTCTACGGCTCGCACACCGGCGGCGCCTGGCTGATCCTGTTCATGATCTTCCTGGTCATCTTCAGCTTCTCGATCTTCCGCGGCGCTTCGGCGGTCACCGGCACCCTCCCCTACGGCTGGGGCGCGTTCTTCTCGCACGGCATGGGCGTGCTCATGCAGCCGCTGGGAACCGCCGCCAACGAGTGGATCGAGACGTTCGCGCTGCTCGCGCACATCGCCGTGGCACTCATCTTCTTGCTCATCGTGCTGCACTCCAAGCACCTGCACATTTTCTTGGCGCCGATCAACGTCACCTTCAAGCGGCTGCCCGACGGCCTGGGTCCGCTGCTGCCGCTGGAGTCCCACGGCAAGCCGATCGACTTCGAAGATCCCCCCGAGGACGCCGTTTTCGGCCGCGGCAAGATCGAGGACTTCACCTGGAAGGGCAACCTCGACTTCGCCACCTGTACCGAGTGTGGACGCTGTCAATCGCAGTGCCCGGCCTGGAACACCGGTAAGCCGCTCTCGCCCAAGCTCGTCATCATGGACCTGCGTGATCACTGGATGGCCAAGGCGCCCTACATCCTTGGCGAAAAGAAGGCCGAGCCGCTCGAAGGACTCGACCTCGAGACCGCTCACGAAGAGGGCCACCACGTTCCGGAATCCGGGTTCGGCCGGGTTCCCGGTCACGGACCCGAGCAGGCCGCCCGTCCACTGGTCGGCACCGCCGAGCAAGGTGGTGTGATCGACCCCGACGTGCTGTGGTCCTGCGTGAACTGCGGTGCCTGCGTCGAGCAGTGCCCGGTGGACATCGAGCACATCGACCACATCGTCGACATGCGCCGCTACCAGGTGATGATGGAGTCGGAGTTCCCCTCGGAGCTCTCGGTGCTGTTCAAAAACCTTGAGACCAAAGCGAATCCGTGGGGCCAGAACGCTTCCGACCGAACCAACTGGATCAGCGAGGTCGACTTCGACGTGCCGGTGTACGGCGAAGACGTCGACAGCTTCGACGGGTTCGAATACCTGTTCTGGGTGGGTTGCGCGGGTGCCTACGACGACAAGGCCAAGAAGACCACCAAGGCGGTCGCCGAACTGCTCGCCACCGCAGGAGTGAAGTTCCTGGTGCTGGGTACCGGCGAAACCTGCAACGGCGACTCGGCCCGTCGCTCGGGTAACGAGTTCCTGTTCCAGCAGCTGGCCGCGCAGGCCAAAGACACTCTGGACGGACTGTTCGAGGGTGTTGAGACCGTCGACCGCAAGATCGTCGTCACCTGCCCGCACTGTTTCAACACGCTGGGCCGCGAATACAAGCAGCTCGGCGCGAACTACTCCGTGCTGCACCACACCCAGCTGTTGAACCGGCTGGTGCGCGACAAGAAGCTGGTGCCGGTGAGCCCGGTCTCGGAAGACATCACCTACCACGACCCGTGCTTCCTGGGCCGGCACAACAAGGTCTACGAGGCGCCTCGCGAGCTGATCAACGCGGCCGGCGCGAAGCTGACCGAGATGCCGCGGCACGCCGATCGCAGCTTCTGCTGCGGCGCCGGCGGTGCACGTATGTGGATGGAAGAACACATCGGCAAGCGGATCAACCACGAGCGTGTCGACGAGGCGCTGGCCACCGGTGCCACCACGGTCGCGACCGCCTGCCCGTTCTGCCGCGTGATGGTCACCGACGGTGTCAACGACCGCCAGGAAGAGGCCGGCCGCGAGGGCGTCGACGTCCGCGACGTGGCGCAGCTACTCCTCGAGTCGCTCGACCGCGACAGCATCACGCTGCCGGAAAAGGGGACGGCCGCAAAGCAAGCCGAAGAGCGTGCGGAAAAGGCAGCCCCCAAGGCGGAGGCCGCGCCCGCCGCGACCGCACCGGCCAAGACCGAAGAGAAGGTCGACGCCACACCCGAGAAGGAAGCCAAGGCCGTCACCGGGTTGGGTATCGCCGGCGGCGCCAAGCGACCTGGAGCCAAGGCGGAAGCGCCGGCGTCCGAGGAGAAGCCGACGCAGGCAAAGGAATCTGCAGCCCCGGTGAAGGGGTTGGGTATCGCCGGCGGTGCCAAGCGACCCGGAGCCAAGAAAGCGGACGCAAAGCCCGAGGCCGCAACGGAATCCGCGCCGGCGCCCGAGCCGGAGGCCAAGAGCGAGGTGGCACCCGTGAAGGGGCTGGGCCTGGCCGCCGGAGCCAAGCGACCCGGTGCGAAGAAGGCGGCAGCGGCACCGGAGGCGAAGCCTGAGCCGGCTGAGCAGACCGAAGCCACGTCGGAGCCGTCGCCAGAGCCTGAAGCCAAGGCCCCCGCTGCTCCCGTCAAGGGACTCGGCATCGCCGCAGGCGCAAAACGACCGGGTGCGAAGAAGACCGCCGCTGCGCCCGCAGCGCCCGAATCGAAGCCCGAGCCGAAGCCTGAACCGGAACCGGCCGCGGAGCCGAAGGCCGAGTCGACGCCGGCCGAAACCGGCAACGGTGACGCCGCGCCGCAGCCTCCCGTCAAGGGGCTGGGCATTGCCCGTGGTGCACGTCCGCCAGGTAAGCGCTGA
- a CDS encoding amino acid permease: MPPPPSAPDPAAGDRSAALAREDAGYHHDLSNRQMQMIAIGGAIGTGLFMGAGARLASAGPGLFLIYGICGAFVFLILRALGELVLHRPASGSFVSYAREFFGEKAAFVAGWMYFLNWAMAAIVDSTAIASYFHYWTVFQAVPQWTLALVALAAVVSVNLISVKAFGEFEFWAALIKVLALITFLVVGIVFLFGRFKIQGKTTGPNLWTEHGGFLPTGLLPLVLVTSGVIFAYAAVELVGTAAGETADPEKVMPRAINSVIARIAVFYCGSVLLLALLLPYTSYKHGESPVVTFFSKIGFSGAGSLMNVVVLTAAFSSLNAGLYSTGRILRSMSVNGSGPEFTGRMSKNGVPYGGILLTAVIGLFGVVLNAVKPSEAFEIVLNIAAVGVLAAWATIVVCQLRFYSKVKAGALQRPHFRMPLTPYSGYATLVFLLAVLVLMALDPEKGPWVIAALVAAVPALIGGWFLVRDRVTSTAALDEPAADVPELAPE, translated from the coding sequence ATGCCACCGCCGCCCAGTGCGCCCGACCCGGCAGCGGGCGATCGTTCCGCTGCGCTAGCCCGCGAAGACGCCGGTTATCACCACGATCTCAGCAACCGCCAGATGCAGATGATCGCGATCGGTGGCGCGATCGGGACCGGGTTGTTCATGGGCGCAGGAGCACGGCTCGCATCCGCAGGACCCGGCTTGTTCCTGATCTACGGGATCTGCGGCGCCTTCGTGTTCTTGATCCTGCGCGCTCTGGGCGAACTGGTGCTGCACCGCCCGGCATCGGGCTCGTTCGTGTCCTATGCACGTGAATTCTTCGGCGAGAAGGCAGCTTTCGTTGCGGGCTGGATGTACTTCCTGAACTGGGCGATGGCGGCCATCGTGGACAGCACCGCGATCGCGAGCTACTTCCACTATTGGACCGTGTTCCAGGCGGTCCCGCAGTGGACGCTCGCACTCGTCGCCCTGGCGGCCGTGGTATCGGTCAACCTGATATCGGTCAAGGCCTTCGGCGAGTTCGAGTTCTGGGCGGCGCTGATCAAAGTGCTGGCCCTGATTACTTTCCTGGTCGTCGGAATCGTCTTCCTGTTCGGCCGCTTCAAGATTCAGGGCAAGACGACCGGGCCCAACCTGTGGACTGAACACGGCGGGTTCTTGCCGACCGGCCTGTTGCCGCTGGTGCTCGTCACCTCTGGGGTGATATTCGCTTACGCCGCAGTCGAACTGGTCGGCACCGCGGCCGGGGAAACCGCCGACCCGGAGAAGGTCATGCCGCGCGCGATCAACTCGGTGATCGCCCGGATCGCGGTCTTCTACTGCGGCTCAGTCCTCCTGCTGGCTCTGCTGCTGCCCTACACCAGCTACAAACACGGCGAGAGCCCAGTCGTCACCTTCTTCTCCAAGATCGGTTTCAGCGGCGCCGGCTCGCTGATGAACGTGGTGGTGCTCACCGCCGCGTTCTCGAGCCTGAACGCCGGACTGTATTCCACCGGCCGGATTCTGCGATCGATGTCGGTCAACGGCAGTGGTCCGGAGTTCACCGGGCGGATGTCGAAAAACGGCGTGCCCTATGGGGGAATCCTGCTGACCGCCGTCATCGGGCTGTTCGGCGTCGTGCTCAACGCGGTCAAGCCGAGCGAGGCCTTCGAAATCGTGCTAAACATCGCCGCTGTCGGGGTGCTCGCGGCCTGGGCAACGATCGTGGTCTGCCAACTCCGCTTTTACAGCAAGGTGAAGGCCGGTGCGTTGCAGCGGCCGCATTTCCGGATGCCGCTCACCCCGTACAGCGGCTATGCAACGCTGGTTTTCTTGCTGGCCGTGCTGGTGCTGATGGCGCTCGACCCCGAGAAAGGGCCCTGGGTGATCGCGGCGCTGGTGGCCGCCGTTCCCGCCCTGATCGGCGGGTGGTTCTTGGTTCGTGACCGTGTTACCAGCACGGCCGCGCTCGACGAGCCCGCCGCCGACGTCCCCGAACTGGCGCCGGAGTAA
- a CDS encoding LLM class F420-dependent oxidoreductase, giving the protein MDFRVFVEPQQGASYSDQLAVAQAAESLGFSAFFRSDHYLAMSGDGQPGPTDSWVTLAGIARETSSIRLGTLVTSATFRHPGPLAISVAQVDEMSGGRVEFGIGTGWFEKEHLAYAIPFPSLRERFALLTEQLELITGLWTCPVGETFDYAGAHYAVNDSPALPKPVQRPCPPIIIGGSGAKRTPRLASTFADEFNVPFAPRDAIKTQFERVREAVDSVGRAADSMTYSAAFVVCAGRHEAEIAQRAGAIGREVDELRSNSPLAGTPAEIVDRLGPYAELGLQRVYLQLLDLSDLEHLQLFADEVQRQL; this is encoded by the coding sequence GTGGACTTTCGGGTATTCGTTGAACCTCAGCAGGGCGCCAGCTACTCCGATCAGCTTGCGGTCGCGCAGGCCGCCGAATCTTTAGGTTTTTCGGCGTTTTTCCGGTCCGACCACTACCTGGCGATGAGCGGCGACGGCCAGCCGGGGCCGACCGATTCCTGGGTGACGTTGGCCGGGATCGCCCGCGAGACATCGTCGATCCGGCTCGGCACGCTCGTCACGTCGGCGACGTTCCGCCATCCCGGTCCGCTCGCCATCTCGGTGGCTCAGGTCGACGAAATGAGCGGAGGCCGAGTCGAATTCGGGATCGGCACGGGTTGGTTCGAGAAAGAACACCTCGCCTACGCGATCCCTTTTCCGTCGCTGCGGGAGCGGTTCGCTCTGCTGACCGAGCAACTCGAGCTGATCACCGGTCTGTGGACCTGCCCGGTCGGTGAGACGTTCGACTACGCCGGAGCGCATTACGCCGTCAACGATTCGCCTGCGCTGCCCAAGCCGGTGCAGCGGCCGTGTCCGCCGATCATCATCGGCGGATCGGGCGCCAAGCGGACTCCGCGCCTGGCCTCGACGTTCGCCGACGAGTTCAACGTGCCGTTCGCGCCGCGGGACGCCATCAAGACCCAGTTCGAGCGGGTTCGCGAAGCAGTCGATTCGGTCGGCAGAGCCGCCGATTCGATGACCTACTCGGCGGCCTTCGTCGTGTGCGCCGGACGCCACGAAGCCGAGATCGCCCAGCGGGCCGGCGCGATCGGCCGCGAGGTCGACGAACTGCGATCGAATTCGCCGCTGGCCGGCACGCCCGCCGAGATCGTCGATCGCCTCGGACCGTACGCCGAGCTCGGCTTGCAGCGGGTGTATCTGCAGCTGCTGGACCTGTCCGACCTCGAACATCTTCAGCTTTTCGCCGACGAGGTGCAGCGGCAGCTCTGA
- a CDS encoding TetR/AcrR family transcriptional regulator, with product MPRPRVYEPDQVLDAVESLAVASGPTAVTIRAISAAVGVSNGALYHTFESRSGLMARAWIRAGRRFLAVQNALVDRALVDGDPQAPVAAVVAAADAPAVFAERYPDSSKVLLTVSREELLDSDLPDDIAIELRDLDRLLVGLLIRLAVGLWDRKDSRAVDTITTCIVDLPTAILLRRNRLANPTAREHLRASVRAVLDVGPPPLKKGT from the coding sequence GTGCCTCGCCCGCGCGTGTATGAACCGGACCAAGTGCTGGACGCCGTCGAGTCGCTGGCCGTCGCATCAGGGCCCACCGCCGTCACTATTCGTGCCATCAGCGCCGCCGTCGGTGTATCGAACGGCGCGCTATACCACACGTTTGAGTCGCGCTCAGGCCTGATGGCGCGCGCGTGGATACGCGCCGGACGACGGTTCCTCGCCGTGCAGAACGCATTGGTCGACCGGGCGCTGGTTGACGGTGACCCGCAGGCGCCAGTTGCGGCCGTGGTGGCCGCCGCCGACGCGCCCGCAGTCTTCGCCGAGCGGTATCCGGACTCCTCCAAAGTTCTGCTGACGGTGTCTCGCGAAGAACTCTTGGATTCGGATCTGCCCGACGACATCGCCATCGAGCTACGTGATCTCGATCGATTGCTGGTCGGCTTGCTGATCCGGCTAGCGGTCGGCCTCTGGGACCGCAAAGATTCGCGCGCCGTCGACACAATCACTACCTGCATCGTCGACCTGCCAACCGCCATCCTGTTGCGCCGCAACCGCCTGGCCAACCCGACAGCCCGCGAACACCTGCGGGCGTCGGTGCGCGCGGTCCTCGACGTCGGTCCACCGCCCCTCAAGAAAGGAACATAG
- a CDS encoding PPOX class F420-dependent oxidoreductase yields MATRFATADEVGLSELLDFVRPRHRMVLTSFRANGSLQSSPVTGGVDDEGRLVISSYPQRAKCANIRRTPKASVVVLSDEFNGAYVQVDGDAEIIDLPDAVEPLVDYYRAIAGEHPDWDEYRSAMTKQGKCLIRITPRSWGPVATGGFPPQ; encoded by the coding sequence ATGGCGACCAGGTTTGCGACGGCTGACGAAGTCGGCCTTTCCGAGTTGCTCGATTTCGTCCGGCCCCGACACCGCATGGTGCTGACCAGCTTCCGCGCGAACGGATCGTTGCAGAGTTCGCCCGTCACCGGTGGCGTCGACGACGAAGGCCGGCTGGTGATCTCGAGCTACCCGCAGCGAGCCAAGTGCGCCAACATCAGGCGCACTCCGAAGGCCAGCGTGGTGGTGCTCTCCGACGAGTTCAACGGGGCGTACGTGCAGGTCGACGGGGACGCCGAGATTATCGATCTGCCCGACGCCGTCGAACCGCTGGTCGACTACTACCGCGCGATCGCCGGCGAGCATCCCGATTGGGACGAGTACCGCAGCGCGATGACCAAGCAGGGCAAGTGTCTGATCCGGATAACCCCGCGTAGCTGGGGCCCGGTGGCGACGGGCGGGTTTCCCCCGCAGTAG